ACCGGTGGGCGCCCCTCGCCGTCGTACCGCACGAACGCACCCTCGGCCGCCAGTGCCTGGGCGTCGACGAACTCACCCGTCTGCTCCAGGCCGGCCGCGAAGTCTCGCATGAACTGTATGTGTGCGTCGACCTCCTCCGGCGTCCACCGGTCCATCGGCGCGAAGTCGACGGCGGGTGTCGGGCCGCCCCGGTAGTGCTTCAGCAGTAGGTACTTCATGATGATCTCCTCGTTCGCCACGCGGCCCGTTCGACCGCTCGTACCCCTGGGACGGAACCGCCGTCGCGTTCTCGACACCGGGATCCCCGATACCTGACATCACCGACACCTGACATCCGGGTTCCACCCCGATTCTCGCCGCCGCCCCCGCTCCCCCCGCGGGCGAAGGGACCATTCGACCGATTCAACGAGGCACGGGGCACCTTCACCCAGGGGAAGAGGGGCGGAGACGAGGGAGGCGGAGAGGAAGGGAGACGAGAGGAGAGGAGAGGAGAGGAGAGGAGAGGAGAGGAGAGGAGAGGAAACGAGTCAGTGACGCGGCCTGCGGATGACCTCGAACAACGACGTCCAACCGCTTCCGGCCATCCCGGACGCGATCGCGGCGTCGTACTGCGCCTTCACCGCTTCCGGGAGCCCGGCGTCGATGCCTGCCTC
This genomic interval from Rhodococcus triatomae contains the following:
- a CDS encoding YciI family protein, encoding MMKYLLLKHYRGGPTPAVDFAPMDRWTPEEVDAHIQFMRDFAAGLEQTGEFVDAQALAAEGAFVRYDGEGRPPVTDGPFAETKDLIAGWMIIDVESWDRAVQLAGELSAAPGPGGDPIHEWLEVRPFLTEPPTVDE